The genomic stretch AGCAGCCGGTCGTCGTACGGTGCCTCCACTGGCACCACACTCCCGTTTCATCCGGCGGACCAAGGCGGCAGATGCGCCGCGACCCGAGCATGCCATTATTCGCCGGAAATGTAGAGCCGGATGACTGGCGCGCGACACTTTGTCAGTCGTCGATCAGGCCACGATAGTGTCGGAAGTCCACGACGGAGGGAGCACATAGCCATGGCCACCACACGCACCGCAACCACCCAGTGGAAGGGCGCCCTGCTCGACGGTTCGGGCACCGTCTCGCTGGACACCTCGGGCGTCGGCACGTTCGAGGTCTCCTGGCCCTCCAGGGCCGAGGCGGCGAACGGCAAGACCTCGCCGGAGGAGCTCATCGCGGCCGCGCACTCGTCCTGTTTCTCGATGGCGCTCTCGCACGGCCTGGCCGGCGCCGGCACGCCGCCGGAGTCGCTGCAGACCAGCGCGGACGTGACGTTCCAGCCGGGTGAGGGCATCACGGGCATCGTGCTCACCGTGAAGGGCCACGTGCCGGGCATCTCGGCCGAGCAGTTCCAGGAGGCCGCCGAGGCCGCCAAGGCCAACTGCCCGGTCAGCAAGGCACTGGCGGGCACGACGATCAGCCTCAAGGCCGAGCTGCTCTGACGTTCCTCCGCCCGCCCTCGACGCCGTTCCCGGTCTCCCCTCCGAGGCCGCCGGGCGGCGTCGCGGGCGACGTGAGCCGTTCCGGCGCCGTGTCCCGCGACGCCGGGTGGCGCGACCGACCGGGACTGTAGGTGTCCTGGTCGAGAGGCCATCGGCTCATTGAGGACCAAGAGCGGTTATCCCGTGCGACAATTGGGCCACATGCGCGAGGTCTGGCCGGGCGAGCCCTATCCACTCGGCGCTACCTGGGATGGTGTTGGCACCAGCTTTTCGGTGTTCTCCGAGGTCGCCGAGCGGATCGAGCTGTCCCTTTTTCACGATGACGGCACCGAAGAGCGGGTGGATCTGCCCGAGGTCGACGGTTTCGTCTGGCATGGCTACCTGCCGGGGATCCAACCCGGGCAGCGATACGGCTACCGTGTGCACGGCCCCTACGTCCCGTCGCAGGGACACCGGTGCAACCCCGCCAAGCTGCTGCTCGACCCCTACGCCAAGGCCATCGACGGTGAGCTGAGCTGGAACCAGGCGCTGTTCCCCTACTACTTCACCGATCCCTCACGGCGCAACACCGAGGACAGCGCGCCCTACATGCCGAAGAACGTGGTCATCAACCCGTTCTTCGAGTGGGGCAACGACCGGCCGCCGCGCATCCCGTACCACCAGACGGTGATCTACGAGGCCCACGTGCGGGGGCTCACCATGCGTCACCCCGACGTGCCGCCGGACCTGCGGGGCACGTACGCGGCCATGGGGCATCCGGCGATCATCGATCACCTGCTGTCGCTGGGGGTCACGGCGGTCGAGCTGATGCCGGTGCACCACTACGTGCCCGAGCACTTCCTGGTGGCGCGCGGGCTGACCAACTACTGGGGCTACAACACCATGGCCTACCTGGCGCCCCACGGCCGCTACTCGAGCGCGGGCACGCGGGGGCAGCAGGTGCTGGAGTTCAAGGCCATGGTGCGGGCGCTGCACGAGGCGGGCATCGAGGTCATTCTCGACGTGGTCTACAACCACACGGCCGAGGGCGACCACATGGGGCCCACGCTGGGGTTCAGGGGGATCGACAACACGGCCTACTACCGGCTGCACGACGGCGACCGGCGCTACTACCTCGACTACACCGGGTGCGGCAACTCCCTCAACGTGCGCTCGCCGCACGCGCTGCAGCTGATCATGGACTCGCTGCGGTACTGGGTGCTGGAGATGCATGTCGACGGGTTCCGCTTCGACCTGGCGTCGGCGCTCGCGCGTGAGTTGCACGACGTCGACCGGCTGAGCGCGTTCTTCGACCTGATCCAGCAGGATCCGGTGATCTCCCAGGTCAAGCTGATCGCCGAGCCGTGGGACGTCGGGCCCGGCGGCTACCAGGTCGGGAATTTCCCGCCCTTGTGGACGGAGTGGAACGGCAAATATCGGGACATCGTCCGCGATTTCTGGAGGGG from Nonomuraea polychroma encodes the following:
- a CDS encoding OsmC family protein, yielding MATTRTATTQWKGALLDGSGTVSLDTSGVGTFEVSWPSRAEAANGKTSPEELIAAAHSSCFSMALSHGLAGAGTPPESLQTSADVTFQPGEGITGIVLTVKGHVPGISAEQFQEAAEAAKANCPVSKALAGTTISLKAELL
- the glgX gene encoding glycogen debranching protein GlgX, producing the protein MREVWPGEPYPLGATWDGVGTSFSVFSEVAERIELSLFHDDGTEERVDLPEVDGFVWHGYLPGIQPGQRYGYRVHGPYVPSQGHRCNPAKLLLDPYAKAIDGELSWNQALFPYYFTDPSRRNTEDSAPYMPKNVVINPFFEWGNDRPPRIPYHQTVIYEAHVRGLTMRHPDVPPDLRGTYAAMGHPAIIDHLLSLGVTAVELMPVHHYVPEHFLVARGLTNYWGYNTMAYLAPHGRYSSAGTRGQQVLEFKAMVRALHEAGIEVILDVVYNHTAEGDHMGPTLGFRGIDNTAYYRLHDGDRRYYLDYTGCGNSLNVRSPHALQLIMDSLRYWVLEMHVDGFRFDLASALARELHDVDRLSAFFDLIQQDPVISQVKLIAEPWDVGPGGYQVGNFPPLWTEWNGKYRDIVRDFWRGTHSALPEFASRLTGSADLYESSGRRPVASINFVTCHDGFTLTDLVSYDHKHNEANGEDNRDGTNDNRSWNCGAEGPVEDPGIVTLRRRQRRNFLATLFLSQGVPMLSHGDEIGRTQRGNNNAYCQDNELAWVDWSLLRTESDLLEFVRALSKLRREHPVFQRRRFFHGRHPDNGDRDLVWLRPGGAEMTAGDWHISYAKSLMVYLNGEAITEPGPRGERIVDDSFLLLINAHHENMTFTLPGEEFGSGWLPVLDTSHDTVEEVFAEDGWQAGDVVAVTARSLQVLRRPRSGR